GAGAAGAGGGGGGGTGGCGTGTTATTGGATGCATGGTGAGAAGAAATGTGTACGTTATAAGTTTGGAAGTTTAGTAGgcatatattttttggcCATTGTTATTGGTCAGGGGGCATTACCATACTCTTCAATTCATCCAATACGAATCTTGGAACGTTTAGATGTTTGCAAGTAATgacaatattttcatctaCAATACACATCAACAGAGAGATTTCGATCTTTAGCAGTAGTTTCTTGGAGACACCACACACTTTAGACATGTAGAGATGTGAATGGACTGAATCTTCTATCAATTTCGTGGCAATACGTATCGTAGCAATGATTAATCTATGGATTTCATTTTCGtgtaatataattttcaattttaaagcACCATTTTCGCCGTCTCTTGTCAATAGCAAGATTTGCAATAAATATGATGCagataaataaacaataGGTCCAAACATACATTTAGATTGGATTCTTTTGATGAATTCTCCAAATGATAAAGTAGGTGTACTTTTCATcttgaaattattgaattcatcattttcatcagtattaattttatattggTTTATATTGGAAGCTAAATGGGAGGTcccattattatcatcagtcaaattttcttgtttcttggataattcaaaaatacaTGAGATAGAATCATGGAACATATTGATAGAAGCTTCTTCATCTATAGTTGGAGCTTCGTTAGAAATAGagtctttatattttttataaatcaTGGGAATTTCTGAATTTGAAACCGAAGCTGCcttattttcatttctcAATTGTTCATCTCTAATATTACtgatatttaaatctttgaaatttaatatttgttcgtttaattgattcaaGAATGATATCGAAGACAGTGGAGACGGCGATTTCGAAGAAACTAATAAATCTTGACTACTCGACCCACCCATTATTTGTGATTGTTGCCGACTTGGTGTTGGTGTATTTCTACCAGACGATGAAAGAAACGATGttgttgataaattaaactTAT
This genomic stretch from Henningerozyma blattae CBS 6284 chromosome 1, complete genome harbors:
- the TBLA0A02100 gene encoding uncharacterized protein (similar to Saccharomyces cerevisiae PCL10 (YGL134W) and PCL8 (YPL219W); ancestral locus Anc_6.236), with the protein product MDTDTQNTDSKTVTNVDNVLSRTISIWSDTIDDELDDELHPNHHNSSNEDALFELPLKSNYFHNTNFAQLSNSFDDDDSTSILATNNKKVRFIDSQKGHANHSRSVDDLSNDGDDENDLLDNPNSSRKGTPIDDFIKRPNSSCTNSMLSTPVSRKRNIEELLQYSSQVNDFLSHNMDRIDKLRAEVFTNDGLYRPLSDVATQTTSPMDYISNFELSDKELSINGNANLLNNNSKSGNTEGDLDLQSNITKEMNDPTEDISDRNDLANLLKDPNKFNLSTTSFLSSSGRNTPTPSRQQSQIMGGSSSQDLLVSSKSPSPLSSISFLNQLNEQILNFKDLNISNIRDEQLRNENKAASVSNSEIPMIYKKYKDSISNEAPTIDEEASINMFHDSISCIFELSKKQENLTDDNNGTSHLASNINQYKINTDENDEFNNFKMKSTPTLSFGEFIKRIQSKCMFGPIVYLSASYLLQILLLTRDGENGALKLKIILHENEIHRLIIATIRIATKLIEDSVHSHLYMSKVCGVSKKLLLKIEISLLMCIVDENIVITCKHLNVPRFVLDELKSMVMPPDQ